The Lagopus muta isolate bLagMut1 chromosome 4, bLagMut1 primary, whole genome shotgun sequence genome has a window encoding:
- the CCNG2 gene encoding cyclin-G2 isoform X2 — MGSEALRLFRQLNLHLELEGRFQPRERGLSLIECAAENENTLCPRQRNAKVEDLWSLTNFFGFATETFVLAVNILDRFLALMKVKPKHLSCIGVCCFQLAARVVEEECNIPSAHEIIRISQCKCTVSDLKRMEKIISEKLHFEFKATTALTFLHLYHTIVLCHTSERKEVLNLDKLEAQLKACNCRLVFSKAKISDCDLLYWRELVSKCLADYSSPECCKPDHKKLVWIVSRRTAQNLQNSYYSVPELPTIPEGGCFNESESEDSCEDMSSGEESLSSSPPSDLEGTFFFELKPKTKWQTLNSQSLH, encoded by the exons ATGGGCAGCGAGGCGCTGCGGCTGTTCCGGCAGCTGAACCTCCATCTGGAGCTGGAGGGCCGCTTCCAGCCCCGCGAGAGGGGGCTCAGCCTCATCGAGTGCGCGGCCGAG AATGAAAACACTCTGTGCCCGAGACAAAGGAATGCTAAGGTGGAAGATCTCTGGAGTCTGACCAACTTCTTCGGTTTTGCAACTGAAACGTTTGTTTTGGCTGTTAACATCCTGGACAGATTCCTGGCTCTTATGAAG GTGAAACCAAAGCATTTATCTTGCATTGGAGTTTGTTGTTTTCAACTGGCCGCCCGAGTGGTTGAAGAAGAATGCAATATTCCATCTGCTCATGAGATTATCCGAATCAGCCAATGTAAATGCACTGTGTCCGACCTGAAACGGATGGAAAAGATAATTTCAGAAAAGTTGCACTTTGAATTTAAAGCTACTACTGCCTTAACCTTCTTGCACTTGTACCATACTATTGTACTCTGTCATACCTCAGAAAG GAAAGAAGTATTGAATCTTGACAAATTGGAAGCACAGCTAAAAGCTTGCAACTGTCGTCTTGTCTTCTCTAAAGCAAAA ATAAGTGATTGTGACCTGCTTTACTGGAGGGAACTGGTCTCAAAATGCCTGGCAGACTATTCTTCTCCTGAATGTTGCAAGCCTGATCATAAAAAGCTAGTTTGGATTGTTTCAAGGCGCACAGCCCAGAATCTACAGAACAGTTACTACAGTGTTCCTGAGTTGCCAACAATACCAGAGGGTGGCTGTTTCAATGAAAGCGAAAG TGAGGACTCCTGTGAAGATATGAGCAGTGGAGAAGAAAGCCTTAGCAGTTCTCCTCCTAGTGATCTGGAAGGCACCTTCTTCTTTGAACTCAAGCCTAAAACAAAGTGGCAAACTCTTAATTCTCAGTCTTTGCATTAA
- the CCNG2 gene encoding cyclin-G2 isoform X1 → MGSEALRLFRQLNLHLELEGRFQPRERGLSLIECAAENENTLCPRQRNAKVEDLWSLTNFFGFATETFVLAVNILDRFLALMKVKPKHLSCIGVCCFQLAARVVEEECNIPSAHEIIRISQCKCTVSDLKRMEKIISEKLHFEFKATTALTFLHLYHTIVLCHTSERKEVLNLDKLEAQLKACNCRLVFSKAKPSVLALCLLTLEVQSLKSVELFEILLRVQKHSKISDCDLLYWRELVSKCLADYSSPECCKPDHKKLVWIVSRRTAQNLQNSYYSVPELPTIPEGGCFNESESEDSCEDMSSGEESLSSSPPSDLEGTFFFELKPKTKWQTLNSQSLH, encoded by the exons ATGGGCAGCGAGGCGCTGCGGCTGTTCCGGCAGCTGAACCTCCATCTGGAGCTGGAGGGCCGCTTCCAGCCCCGCGAGAGGGGGCTCAGCCTCATCGAGTGCGCGGCCGAG AATGAAAACACTCTGTGCCCGAGACAAAGGAATGCTAAGGTGGAAGATCTCTGGAGTCTGACCAACTTCTTCGGTTTTGCAACTGAAACGTTTGTTTTGGCTGTTAACATCCTGGACAGATTCCTGGCTCTTATGAAG GTGAAACCAAAGCATTTATCTTGCATTGGAGTTTGTTGTTTTCAACTGGCCGCCCGAGTGGTTGAAGAAGAATGCAATATTCCATCTGCTCATGAGATTATCCGAATCAGCCAATGTAAATGCACTGTGTCCGACCTGAAACGGATGGAAAAGATAATTTCAGAAAAGTTGCACTTTGAATTTAAAGCTACTACTGCCTTAACCTTCTTGCACTTGTACCATACTATTGTACTCTGTCATACCTCAGAAAG GAAAGAAGTATTGAATCTTGACAAATTGGAAGCACAGCTAAAAGCTTGCAACTGTCGTCTTGTCTTCTCTAAAGCAAAA CCTTCTGTCTTGGCCTTGTGCCTTCTCACTCTTGAAGTTCAATCTTTGAAATCTGTTGAGCTGTTTGAGATACTTCTGCGTGTTCAAAAGCACTCAAAG ATAAGTGATTGTGACCTGCTTTACTGGAGGGAACTGGTCTCAAAATGCCTGGCAGACTATTCTTCTCCTGAATGTTGCAAGCCTGATCATAAAAAGCTAGTTTGGATTGTTTCAAGGCGCACAGCCCAGAATCTACAGAACAGTTACTACAGTGTTCCTGAGTTGCCAACAATACCAGAGGGTGGCTGTTTCAATGAAAGCGAAAG TGAGGACTCCTGTGAAGATATGAGCAGTGGAGAAGAAAGCCTTAGCAGTTCTCCTCCTAGTGATCTGGAAGGCACCTTCTTCTTTGAACTCAAGCCTAAAACAAAGTGGCAAACTCTTAATTCTCAGTCTTTGCATTAA